A genome region from Diorhabda carinulata isolate Delta chromosome 2, icDioCari1.1, whole genome shotgun sequence includes the following:
- the LOC130904193 gene encoding WD repeat-containing protein 36, with protein MTGSKVFLPCRGLGYVSNHIPLQVRYIKSRKENLIVTCVGKSFHTYGISHFGLLSVSGLHHDNINCMTSDAYHVYTAVDNVIYAWRRGTELKHSYRGHKRKVHLMIPFGAHLISVDESNNIKIWDIKAETVYLELLFSTFNISAIMHPSTYINKILLASDTGSLQLWNINKAKLIYAFKSWKASVTCLEQAPAIDVVAVGLSTGRIVLHNLKYDETIMEFNQDWGMVTSISFRTDGSPIMATGSACGHIVFWNLEERKVENQLLAAHDGAVTGMVFLPNEPLVVTSSPDNTLKLWIFDNSNGSARLLRIREGHSSAPTYIRFHGSNGDNILSCAGDSTLRIFNTRTEQFNKSMGKASYNRKISKKRGRAVEDPLKMPPIIQFTSETTREKEWDNIAAIHSDITLVTTWSYDKVKMGQLKLLPERFQKKNKDVNLEVTATCLCLSHCGNFVIVGYSTGHVDRFNMQSGIWRDSYGNQKAHSNPVRGVTSDTLNQVIITGGGCEVKFWRFKCKGTNPLATIPLEEQISFFRSHRESSLLVMAMEDFSIYIMDIDTQRIVRKFTGHTAQLTDVTFSPDSRWLITASMDRSIRTWDIPSGQLIDEFATDAACISLDMSPTGESLATAHVDYLGIFLWSNKTIYSKIALKSITPSDGPPLVLLPESGRDMEVEVDEEKQNIEEFISPEQINRELITLSGLSTSRWQNLLNLDVIKKRNKPKEPPKTPRAAPFFLPTIASINNIQFDVKPESEEESKFVTPISFENLTEFGKLLMETTINFDMVIEKLKSFGPSMTDFEIKSLSPDNGGSLEVMLQFMKCVECILKSNRDFELAEAYLSVFLKAHGSCIAQNKLLRDYLPNIMSCHGVACDRLQEKLLYCICVVQNLKTM; from the exons atgacaGGGAGTAAAGTGTTTTTACCCTGCCGAGGTTTAGGATACGTTAGTAATCACATCCCTTTACAAGTTAGATATATAAAAAGCAGAAAAGAAAATCTTATCGTAACATGTGTTGGAAAGTCTTTTCATACTTATGGAATATCACATTTCGGCCTATTAAGTGTAAGTGGTTTACACCATGACAATATAAATTGTATGACTTCAGATGCGTATCATGTATATACGGCTGTAGATAATGTTATATATGCTTGGAGAAGAGGTACCGAATTAAAACACAGCTATAGGGGACATAAAAGAAAAGTACATTTAATGATACCTTTTGGAGCTCATCTAATTTCTGTAGATGAatctaataatatcaaaatatgggATATAAAGGCTGAAACTGTATACTTGGAGCTTCTGTTTAGTACCTTTAATATAAGTGCCATTATGCATCCAAGTACTTacatcaacaaaatattattagcCAGTGATACGGGAAGCTTGCAACTGTGGAATATTAACAAAGCAAAATTGATTTACGCATTTAAAAGTTGGAAAGCGTCGGTTACTTGTTTAGAACAAGCACCAGCAATTGATGTTGTTGCTGTTGGTCTGAGCACAG GAAGAATTGTTCTtcacaatttaaaatatgatgaaaCTATTATGGAATTTAATCAAGATTGGGGTATGGTTACCTCGATATCATTCAGAACAGATGGGTCACCCATTATGGCAACTGGAAGTGCCTGTGGTCATATAGTGTTCTGGAATTTAGAAGAAAGGAAAGTTGAAAATCAGTTATTAGCTGCCCATGATGGAGCTGTTACCGGAATGGTATTTCTTCCAAATGAGCCTCTTGTTGTAACATCATCTCCAGATAATACTTTGAAATTGTGGATTTTTGATAATTCAAATGGAAGTGCCAGATTACTACGAATACGCGAAG GTCATTCGTCCGCCCCTACTTACATAAGGTTTCATGGATCAAATGGTGACAACATCTTGAGTTGTGCTGGTGATTCTACATTAAGAATATTCAACACTCGCACTGAACAGTTCAATAAAAGTATGGGAAAAGCTTCttacaatagaaaaataagtaaaaaacgAGGTAGAGCAGTAGAAGATCCCCTAAAAATGCCACCAATTATACAGTTCACTTCTGAAACAACTAGGGAAAAAGAATGGGACAATATTGCAGCCATACATTCTGATATAACTTTGGTAACAACTTGGTCTTATGACAAAGTTAAAATGGGACAATTGAAATTGCTACCAGAGAGGTTTCAGAAAAAGAATAAAGATGTTAATTTAGAAGTTACAGCAACTTGTTTATGTTTATCACATTGTggcaattttgttattgttgggTACAGTACCGGACACGTGGAtag atTTAATATGCAATCTGGAATCTGGAGAGACTCATATGGAAACCAAAAAGCACACTCTAACCCAGTACGTGGAGTTACAAGTGATACTCTCAATCAGGTAATTATTACTGGAGGTGGTTGTGAGGTTAAATTTTGGAGATTCAAATGCAAAG GAACCAATCCATTGGCAACAATTCCTTTAGAAGAACAAATCAGTTTCTTCCGCTCACATAGGGAAAGTTCCTTATTAGTTATGGCAATGGAAGATTTTTCTATCTACATAATGGATATTGATACTCAGAGAATCGTTAGGAAGTTTACAGGTCACACAGCACAACTAACAGATGTCACTTTCAGTCCAGATTCAAGATGGCTTATCACTGCTTCAATGGATCGTTCAATACGAACTTGGGATATACCTTCAGGTCAATTAATAGATGAATTTGCTACAGACGCAGCTTGTATATCCTTGGATATGTCGCCAACGGGAGAATCTCTAGCTACAGCGCATGTCGATTATTTGGGAATCTTTCTTTGGAGTAACAAAACTATTTATAGTAAAATCGCATTGAAAAGTATTACTCCAAGTGATGGTCCTCCGTTGGTTCTTTTACCGGAAAGTGGTAGGGATATGGAAGTAGAAGtagatgaagaaaaacaaaacattgaagAATTTATTTCTCCTGAACAAATAAATCGAGAATTAATAACATTGTCAGGACTTTCCACATCTAGGTGGCAAAATTTATTGAACCTTGATGTTattaaaaagagaaataaacCAAAAGAACCACCAAAGACACCGAGAGCAGCACCTTTCTTCCTTCCCACAATAGCATCTATAAATAATATCCAATTCGATGTTAAACCAGAATCTGAAGAGGAAAGCAAATTTGTAACTCCaataagttttgaaaatttaactgaatttggaaaattactAATGGAAACAACAATAAACTTTGATATGgttattgaaaaactaaaaagttTCGGTCCATCTATGACAGATTTTGAAATAAAGTCACTTTCTCCTGATAACGGTGGATCTTTGGAGGTGATGCTACAATTTATGAAGTGCGTCGAGTGCATATTGAAATCCAATAGAGACTTTGAATTAGCAGAAGCTTATTTGAGTGTATTTCTGAAAGCTCACGGCAGTTGTATTGCTCAAAATAAATTGCTCAGAGACTACTTACCTAACATCATGAGTTGCCACGGTGTAGCTTGTGACAGGTTACAGGAGAAGTTATTGTATTGCATTTGCGTTGTACAGAATTTGAAGACTATGTAA